One genomic window of Vibrio ziniensis includes the following:
- the rng gene encoding ribonuclease G — MSAELILNVTPSETRVAMIEGGVLQEIHIEREAKRGIVGNIYKGKVSRVLPGMQAAFVDIGLDKAAFLHASDIVPHTECVAENEKQQFQVRDISELVRQGQDIVVQVVKDPLGTKGARLTTDITLPSRYLVYMPGSAHVGVSQRIESETERNRLKSVVAQYCDENGGFIIRTAAEGADEKELAQDAAFLKRLWTKVMERRAKYKNRSTLYGEPGLSQRIIRDFVGTELTSILVDSRLEFENLKEFTSEFVPELTDKLELYEGDKPIFDMYDTENEIQRSLERKVELKSGGYLIIDQTEAMTTVDINTGAFVGRRNLEETIFNTNIEATQAIARQLRLRNLGGIIIIDFIDMASDDHRKRVLASLDAALSKDRVKTNINGFTQLGLVEMTRKRTRESIEHVLCSTCPTCEGRGAVKTVETVCFEILREITRVNRAYDSDKFVVYASPAVADTLHGEESHALAELELFIGKEVRIQAEPLYIQEQFDVVMM; from the coding sequence ATGAGTGCAGAGTTGATCTTGAATGTCACCCCGAGTGAAACACGTGTGGCAATGATTGAAGGTGGTGTCCTTCAAGAGATCCATATCGAACGTGAAGCAAAACGGGGCATTGTCGGAAACATTTACAAGGGTAAAGTGAGTCGAGTTTTACCCGGTATGCAAGCAGCTTTTGTGGATATTGGCTTAGACAAAGCGGCTTTCTTACACGCTTCAGATATTGTTCCTCACACTGAGTGTGTGGCGGAAAACGAAAAACAACAATTCCAAGTTCGTGACATTTCTGAATTGGTTCGCCAAGGTCAGGATATTGTTGTGCAAGTGGTTAAAGATCCATTGGGAACAAAAGGCGCTCGTTTAACCACGGATATCACTTTGCCTTCTCGTTATCTGGTTTACATGCCGGGGTCTGCTCATGTGGGTGTTTCTCAGCGTATTGAGAGTGAAACGGAACGTAATCGTTTAAAATCTGTTGTTGCTCAGTATTGTGATGAGAATGGTGGCTTTATTATTCGCACGGCTGCGGAAGGTGCTGATGAAAAAGAACTGGCGCAAGATGCGGCTTTTCTAAAGCGTTTATGGACGAAAGTCATGGAGCGACGAGCGAAGTATAAAAATCGCTCAACGCTATATGGTGAACCAGGATTATCTCAGCGCATTATTCGTGATTTTGTTGGTACAGAACTGACCAGTATTCTGGTTGACTCACGCTTGGAATTTGAAAACTTAAAAGAGTTCACTTCCGAGTTTGTTCCTGAGTTAACCGACAAACTTGAGCTTTACGAAGGCGATAAGCCTATTTTCGATATGTACGATACCGAGAACGAAATTCAGCGTTCTCTGGAACGTAAGGTCGAACTCAAATCTGGTGGTTATTTGATTATTGACCAAACCGAAGCAATGACCACGGTTGATATCAACACTGGCGCTTTTGTTGGTCGTCGTAATCTCGAAGAGACCATTTTCAACACCAACATCGAGGCAACACAAGCGATTGCACGTCAGCTTCGCCTGCGTAACTTAGGCGGAATTATCATTATCGATTTTATCGATATGGCTTCCGATGACCACCGCAAGCGAGTACTTGCTTCGCTGGATGCCGCCCTAAGCAAAGACAGAGTGAAAACCAACATCAACGGTTTTACTCAGTTAGGCTTGGTTGAGATGACCCGCAAACGTACCAGAGAAAGTATTGAACATGTTTTGTGTTCGACTTGTCCAACCTGTGAAGGTCGCGGAGCTGTGAAGACGGTTGAAACGGTGTGCTTTGAAATTCTGCGTGAAATTACACGAGTTAACCGTGCTTACGATTCCGACAAGTTTGTGGTCTATGCTTCTCCAGCAGTAGCAGACACCTTGCATGGGGAAGAGTCTCATGCACTTGCAGAGCTAGAACTGTTCATTGGTAAGGAAGTTCGCATTCAGGCTGAACCTCTCTACATTCAAGAACAATTTGATGTTGTGATGATGTAA
- a CDS encoding Maf family protein encodes MSKQQLILASGSPRRRELLAQLGYHFDVLVPNVEEMRLDGESPVQYVERLSRDKALAGLQLAKQNVTTSDVPEQNFVVLGSDTIVVQNDRVLEKPQDFSHAKQMLEFLSGTQHQVMTAVTVAAKDKHRTVVVTTDVWFKPLSEQEIEQYWQSGEPCDKAGSYGIQGLGGRFVTRIEGSYHAVVGLPLYETDQLLHEFLLF; translated from the coding sequence ATGAGCAAACAACAATTAATTCTGGCGTCAGGTTCACCTAGGCGCCGAGAGCTTCTCGCTCAATTGGGATATCACTTTGATGTGTTAGTGCCAAATGTTGAAGAGATGCGCTTGGACGGTGAGTCTCCTGTTCAATATGTAGAACGTTTATCGCGTGATAAAGCCCTAGCTGGTTTGCAATTGGCAAAACAAAACGTGACGACTTCCGATGTGCCAGAACAGAATTTTGTGGTTCTAGGCTCTGATACGATAGTGGTTCAAAATGATCGTGTATTAGAAAAGCCACAAGACTTTTCTCATGCCAAACAGATGTTAGAGTTTCTCTCAGGAACTCAGCATCAGGTGATGACGGCCGTGACGGTCGCAGCAAAAGATAAACATCGTACTGTGGTTGTAACCACAGACGTATGGTTCAAACCCTTGTCAGAGCAAGAAATAGAACAATATTGGCAAAGTGGTGAACCTTGCGATAAAGCTGGCAGTTATGGCATTCAGGGATTGGGTGGGCGATTTGTCACAAGGATTGAAGGTAGCTACCACGCTGTGGTGGGATTACCACTCTATGAAACTGACCAGCTCTTGCACGAATTCTTATTATTTTAA
- the mreD gene encoding rod shape-determining protein MreD — translation MASSDWKGRFVIWGSFFFALIFQTIPWPGSLDLLRPSWILLVTCYWVLALPHRVNVGSALILGLIWDLLLGSTLGIRGMMMSIVIYLVAMNFLVMRNMALWQQAFMVGLLAMALEVLIFFGEYLIQDVTFNPLSLWSGVISCILWPWMFLLLRRVRRHWHIK, via the coding sequence ATGGCCAGTAGTGATTGGAAAGGCCGATTTGTTATTTGGGGCTCTTTTTTCTTTGCCTTAATTTTTCAAACTATCCCATGGCCGGGTTCTCTCGACCTATTAAGACCTTCCTGGATTTTGCTAGTGACCTGTTACTGGGTTCTGGCGTTGCCTCATCGTGTGAACGTAGGTTCGGCTTTGATATTAGGTCTGATTTGGGATCTATTGCTTGGTTCTACTCTCGGTATCCGAGGCATGATGATGTCGATAGTGATTTATCTTGTCGCCATGAACTTTCTTGTTATGCGTAATATGGCACTTTGGCAACAAGCTTTTATGGTCGGATTGTTGGCGATGGCCCTTGAAGTACTTATTTTCTTTGGAGAATATCTCATTCAAGACGTCACATTTAACCCTTTATCTCTCTGGAGTGGGGTAATTAGCTGTATACTGTGGCCATGGATGTTTTTATTGTTACGCCGCGTTCGACGCCATTGGCATATAAAATAG